A DNA window from Roseovarius sp. Pro17 contains the following coding sequences:
- a CDS encoding TIGR04282 family arsenosugar biosynthesis glycosyltransferase translates to MRPTLVIMLKEPRPGRVKTRLGRDIGMVPAAWWFRHQTARLLREVQDPRWRVVLAVAPDREGLRSRVWPAHLARIAQGRGTLGDRMARIMRSLPPTLAPGPVCIIGGDIPGVRRAHVARAFKALGAHDAAFGPAPDGGYWLIGLKRIRATPAGFLQNVHWSSADALTDSMASLPGMRIALVDTLSDVDTAADLPTDLHAMR, encoded by the coding sequence ATGCGCCCGACGCTGGTCATCATGCTGAAAGAGCCGCGCCCGGGCCGCGTGAAAACCCGGCTGGGCAGGGATATCGGCATGGTCCCGGCCGCGTGGTGGTTCCGCCACCAAACCGCGCGTCTGCTGCGCGAGGTTCAGGATCCGCGCTGGCGCGTGGTGCTGGCGGTCGCACCGGACCGCGAGGGGCTGCGCAGCCGCGTCTGGCCCGCGCATCTGGCACGGATCGCGCAGGGGCGTGGCACCCTTGGGGACCGCATGGCGCGTATCATGCGCAGCCTGCCGCCTACCCTTGCACCGGGGCCGGTCTGCATCATCGGCGGCGATATCCCCGGCGTGCGCCGCGCCCATGTCGCCCGCGCCTTCAAGGCGCTGGGTGCGCACGACGCTGCCTTTGGTCCCGCGCCCGATGGTGGTTATTGGCTGATCGGGCTCAAACGGATCCGCGCCACTCCGGCGGGGTTTTTGCAAAACGTCCATTGGTCCAGCGCCGATGCGCTGACAGACAGCATGGCAAGCCTGCCGGGTATGCGCATCGCGCTGGTCGATACGCTCAGCGACGTCGACACCGCCGCCGATCTGCCCACTGATCTGCACGCGATGCGATAG
- the dapE gene encoding succinyl-diaminopimelate desuccinylase, whose amino-acid sequence MPHSPVDPADLTAALIRCPSVTPEEAGALVLLEGLLSGAGFECWRVDRAGISNLYARWGAKGAARSFGFNGHTDVVPLGDEAAWSVAPFGAEVRDGMMWGRGATDMKSGVAAFAAAAVDFVQQTPPEGAVILAITGDEEGDALDGTVALLDWMQANGEAMSVCLVGEPTCPDEMGEMIKIGRRGSLNAWLTITGVQGHSAYPHRAVNPLPAMARLVDRLSSHTLDEGTDHFDPSTLAVVTIDTDNPATNVIPANCRATVNIRYNDAHTGDSLTAWLQEQIDVICSEMSVTGTLTVKNSGESFVTPPGAFSDMVVRAVEAETGLTPVLSTSGGTSDARFVKDHCPVVECGLVGKTMHQVDERVSVDHIHQLKAIYSRILHDYFA is encoded by the coding sequence ATGCCGCACTCACCCGTTGATCCCGCCGACCTTACCGCCGCGCTTATCCGCTGCCCGTCCGTTACCCCAGAAGAGGCCGGCGCGCTGGTGTTGCTGGAGGGGTTGCTAAGTGGCGCGGGTTTTGAGTGTTGGCGCGTCGATCGGGCCGGAATTTCCAATCTGTACGCACGTTGGGGCGCCAAGGGGGCTGCGCGCAGCTTTGGCTTTAACGGGCATACCGATGTCGTGCCGCTGGGTGACGAGGCGGCGTGGAGCGTTGCGCCTTTTGGCGCTGAAGTGCGGGACGGCATGATGTGGGGACGGGGCGCGACGGACATGAAGTCCGGCGTTGCCGCCTTTGCCGCCGCAGCCGTGGATTTCGTGCAACAGACACCGCCCGAGGGGGCCGTCATTCTGGCCATCACCGGCGATGAAGAGGGCGACGCGCTGGATGGCACCGTCGCCTTGCTCGACTGGATGCAGGCCAATGGCGAGGCGATGAGCGTCTGCCTCGTGGGCGAGCCGACATGCCCGGACGAGATGGGCGAGATGATCAAGATCGGGCGGCGCGGCTCACTGAACGCATGGTTGACCATCACCGGTGTGCAGGGCCACTCGGCCTATCCGCACCGCGCGGTCAATCCGCTGCCTGCCATGGCGCGGCTGGTGGATCGGCTCAGCTCGCATACGCTGGATGAGGGGACCGATCATTTCGACCCATCCACGTTGGCAGTCGTGACCATCGACACTGACAATCCTGCAACCAACGTTATCCCCGCCAACTGCCGCGCAACTGTCAACATTCGCTATAATGACGCTCATACCGGCGATAGCCTGACCGCGTGGCTGCAAGAACAGATAGATGTCATATGCAGCGAAATGAGCGTGACCGGCACGCTTACGGTCAAAAATTCGGGCGAAAGCTTTGTCACGCCGCCGGGCGCATTCTCGGACATGGTCGTGCGCGCCGTTGAGGCCGAAACCGGGCTCACGCCTGTGCTCAGCACGTCAGGTGGCACGTCCGATGCGCGATTTGTCAAGGATCACTGTCCGGTGGTGGAATGCGGCCTTGTGGGCAAGACCATGCATCAGGTGGACGAGCGAGTAAGCGTCGATCATATCCACCAGCTCAAGGCGATCTACAGCCGCATCCTGCACGACTACTTCGCCTGA
- a CDS encoding Hint domain-containing protein, with translation MVAGVELPIDRFASAMQMAQEMFGSGATVQSASYSGDRDSSGIYSNGDLISPGVLPGDSGVMFSTGDLRGFTNTNIFQSNEESNRTTNSSGQNNNPDFNAAAGTNTYDASYIDVDFTPTGDMLTMQFVFSSEEYPEYAAGAFQDFVGVWINGQQVQLSVGDGDIDPNNLNSGANGNLFIDNTGDQYNTEMDGFTVNLTMKIPVNAGQLNSIRIGIADVSDSNYDSTLIIAGGSIQGSVLAIDDTTKLDPFGTKNLDVLANDTNASPGSLTITHINGQAVSVGDTVTLNSGQTVMLNADGTLGLTGDGDTEEFNFTYAIENASGVSDTGFVLVDSVPCFVAGTMIRTPTGRRPVETLEPGDLVMTRDDGAQPLRWIGQRRIAATGDFAPIHIAANTFGTHGALALSPLHRVLIRDSLAELLFGEGEVLVAARDLVNDCTVRRVEGGEVEYVHILFDRHQVVYSEGLQTESFLPGPQTASSFEAEIVDEICAIFPELCRETGRGYSPAARRTLRRYEARLLMAGARAA, from the coding sequence ATGGTTGCAGGCGTAGAGCTACCGATCGACAGATTCGCATCCGCCATGCAGATGGCGCAAGAGATGTTCGGATCGGGCGCGACGGTGCAGAGCGCGTCCTATTCCGGGGATCGTGACAGTTCGGGCATTTACAGCAACGGCGACTTAATTTCGCCTGGCGTGCTGCCCGGCGATAGCGGCGTCATGTTCTCGACCGGCGATCTACGCGGGTTCACCAATACAAATATTTTTCAGTCGAACGAAGAGTCCAACCGCACGACCAATTCAAGCGGCCAGAACAACAACCCAGATTTCAACGCCGCCGCTGGCACGAACACCTACGACGCGTCCTATATCGACGTCGATTTCACGCCGACGGGTGACATGCTGACGATGCAGTTCGTCTTTTCGTCCGAGGAATACCCCGAATACGCCGCCGGTGCGTTTCAGGACTTTGTCGGTGTGTGGATCAACGGCCAACAGGTGCAGCTAAGCGTCGGCGACGGCGATATCGACCCGAACAACCTGAACTCGGGGGCCAACGGCAACCTCTTCATCGACAACACGGGCGATCAATACAATACCGAGATGGATGGTTTTACCGTCAACCTGACGATGAAAATCCCGGTAAACGCGGGCCAGCTGAACTCGATCCGCATCGGCATCGCGGACGTGAGCGATTCCAACTACGACAGCACGCTGATCATCGCTGGCGGCAGCATTCAGGGGTCCGTGCTGGCGATTGACGACACAACCAAGCTTGACCCGTTCGGCACCAAAAACCTCGACGTGCTTGCCAACGATACCAACGCCTCGCCCGGCAGCCTGACGATCACCCATATCAACGGGCAGGCGGTCAGTGTTGGCGATACCGTTACGCTGAACAGCGGCCAGACGGTCATGCTGAACGCAGATGGCACGCTGGGCCTGACCGGCGATGGCGACACCGAAGAGTTCAACTTTACCTATGCGATCGAGAATGCCAGTGGCGTCAGCGACACCGGCTTTGTTCTGGTCGACAGCGTGCCCTGCTTTGTCGCGGGCACCATGATCCGCACGCCGACCGGCCGCCGACCGGTGGAAACGCTGGAGCCGGGCGATCTGGTGATGACACGCGACGATGGCGCCCAACCGCTGCGCTGGATCGGGCAGCGGCGCATTGCGGCGACCGGCGACTTTGCCCCGATCCACATCGCGGCAAACACCTTTGGCACGCATGGCGCGCTGGCGCTGTCGCCGCTGCACCGTGTGCTAATCCGCGACTCGCTGGCCGAGCTTCTGTTTGGCGAGGGTGAGGTGTTAGTGGCCGCGCGCGATCTGGTCAACGATTGCACTGTGCGGCGCGTTGAGGGCGGCGAGGTAGAATACGTGCATATCCTGTTTGACCGCCATCAGGTGGTCTATTCCGAAGGCCTGCAAACCGAAAGCTTCCTGCCCGGTCCGCAGACCGCCTCCAGCTTCGAGGCCGAGATCGTAGACGAGATCTGCGCAATCTTTCCCGAACTGTGCCGCGAGACGGGGCGTGGATATAGCCCGGCGGCCCGGCGCACGTTGAGACGCTATGAGGCGCGATTGCTCATGGCTGGCGCGCGGGCGGCCTGA
- a CDS encoding Hint domain-containing protein has protein sequence MGWIGIADHDGGRFDPAGLTGRNAVATRPLDGIAQRGTLMIETFLSPEGRPQTLLGLTRAQPLGGLLSVQVRPSGLIELIDEAGGDVRDAALIHDFDGRSEQVRVRYSWDNGADNGLLSLEHMASGRISRTHVPPGHPLPFEDLRMLTRRPAHRVMDSDVGFVAVSDEVEPIGPMPGLTANVPIATPRGEVPVAQLRRGDTVLTSGGEVVPVLRAVRQTVPAHGVLRPVRLRAPFFGLTRDILIAPHQRLVIGGSDVEYMFGTEAALVPARDLVNGASAQYGNGPDLVTYHHLLLPEHQAIVAAGCPVESLYIGRLRRDRDALAASVLSAADASRLPEHACPIWPVLKPFESRTLATQRAA, from the coding sequence ATGGGTTGGATCGGCATAGCTGATCACGACGGTGGCCGGTTTGATCCGGCGGGCCTCACGGGGCGCAACGCCGTCGCCACGCGGCCGCTGGACGGCATCGCCCAGCGCGGCACGCTGATGATCGAAACATTTCTGTCGCCCGAGGGGCGGCCTCAGACGCTGCTGGGCCTGACACGTGCGCAGCCGCTGGGCGGTCTACTGTCGGTGCAGGTGCGGCCCTCGGGACTGATTGAGCTGATCGACGAGGCGGGCGGCGACGTGCGTGACGCCGCGCTGATCCATGATTTCGACGGGCGCAGCGAGCAGGTGCGCGTGCGCTACAGCTGGGACAATGGTGCAGACAACGGGTTGCTGTCGCTGGAACATATGGCCAGCGGGCGCATCAGTCGCACGCACGTCCCGCCGGGCCACCCCCTGCCATTCGAGGATCTGCGCATGCTGACCCGCCGTCCGGCGCACCGGGTGATGGATAGTGATGTCGGCTTTGTCGCCGTGTCGGATGAGGTCGAGCCAATTGGCCCGATGCCGGGTCTGACTGCAAATGTGCCTATCGCAACCCCGCGCGGAGAAGTGCCGGTGGCGCAGTTGCGGCGCGGCGATACCGTGCTAACGTCCGGCGGCGAGGTCGTGCCAGTGCTGCGCGCGGTGCGCCAGACGGTGCCGGCGCATGGCGTGCTGCGGCCCGTGCGCCTGCGCGCGCCGTTCTTTGGGCTGACACGCGACATTCTAATCGCGCCGCATCAGCGGCTGGTCATCGGCGGCAGCGACGTGGAGTATATGTTCGGGACCGAGGCGGCGCTGGTGCCTGCGCGTGATCTGGTCAACGGAGCGTCGGCCCAATACGGCAATGGGCCGGATCTGGTGACGTATCACCACCTGCTGCTGCCCGAACATCAGGCCATCGTCGCCGCTGGCTGCCCGGTAGAGAGCCTCTATATCGGGCGGCTGCGTCGCGACCGTGACGCGTTGGCCGCGTCGGTTCTAAGCGCAGCAGACGCCTCGCGCCTGCCAGAACACGCCTGCCCGATCTGGCCGGTGCTGAAACCTTTCGAGTCGCGGACGCTGGCGACGCAGCGCGCGGCATAG
- the dapD gene encoding 2,3,4,5-tetrahydropyridine-2,6-dicarboxylate N-succinyltransferase, which produces MSNAQLETAIEAAWEARDSITSATGGETREAIEATLEALDSGQLRVAEPRDDGVWHVNQWAKKAVLLGFRIKDMEAQPGGPQGGGWWDKVDSKFKGWGDAEWAGAGFRAVPSCVVRKSAYIAPGVVLMPSFVNLGAYVDSGTMVDTWATVGSCAQIGKNVHLSGGVGIGGVLEPMQAGPTIIEDNCFIGARSEVVEGCIVREGSVLGMGVFIGQSTKIVDRETGNITYGEVPSGSVVVAGSLPSKNGVNLYCAVIVKRVDAQTRSKTSINELLRD; this is translated from the coding sequence ATGTCCAATGCCCAGTTAGAGACCGCGATCGAGGCCGCCTGGGAGGCGCGCGATAGCATCACCTCCGCCACGGGCGGCGAAACGCGCGAAGCCATCGAGGCGACGTTGGAGGCACTGGACAGCGGCCAGTTGCGCGTGGCCGAGCCGCGCGATGATGGCGTCTGGCACGTCAATCAGTGGGCCAAAAAGGCCGTGCTGCTGGGCTTTCGTATCAAGGACATGGAGGCGCAGCCGGGTGGCCCTCAGGGGGGCGGCTGGTGGGACAAGGTTGACAGCAAGTTCAAGGGCTGGGGCGATGCCGAGTGGGCGGGCGCCGGTTTCCGCGCCGTCCCCAGCTGCGTGGTGCGCAAGAGCGCCTATATTGCCCCCGGCGTCGTGCTGATGCCGTCCTTCGTCAATCTGGGCGCCTACGTCGACAGCGGCACCATGGTCGATACATGGGCCACCGTTGGCAGCTGTGCGCAGATCGGCAAGAACGTGCATCTCTCGGGTGGCGTCGGCATCGGTGGCGTGCTGGAGCCGATGCAGGCCGGGCCGACTATCATCGAGGATAACTGCTTTATCGGTGCGCGCTCGGAGGTGGTCGAGGGCTGCATCGTGCGCGAGGGCAGCGTGCTGGGCATGGGCGTATTCATCGGCCAATCGACCAAGATCGTCGATCGCGAGACGGGCAATATAACCTACGGCGAAGTTCCCAGCGGCTCTGTCGTCGTAGCTGGATCCCTGCCGTCCAAGAACGGTGTGAACCTTTATTGCGCGGTGATCGTCAAGCGGGTGGATGCGCAGACACGCTCCAAGACGTCGATCAACGAATTGCTGCGCGACTGA
- a CDS encoding LOG family protein, with protein sequence MNDDRTSQFRDAGTDHTTAKQVPDTPQTRAPAYRLAFTDTDFMLREDLRPVRLQLELLKPELILNERGIRSTVVLFGGARIPEPSKKESARTKSLADLSKYYDEAREFARLMTLKSMASYGRDYVVATGGGPGVMEAGNRGAADAGGASIGLNIVLPHEQAPNGYVTPGLCFNFHYFAIRKMHFLMRARAICVFPGGFGTLDETFEALTLIQSDRMKRMPFLLFGEEFWRKIINWEALADAGTISDEDLELFQFVETAAEAIQVIDDWDAAQIDC encoded by the coding sequence ATGAACGACGACCGCACCAGCCAGTTTCGCGACGCAGGCACCGACCACACGACCGCCAAGCAGGTGCCAGATACCCCGCAGACACGCGCGCCCGCCTACCGTCTGGCCTTTACGGATACCGATTTCATGCTGCGCGAAGATCTGCGGCCCGTGCGCCTGCAGCTGGAGCTGCTCAAACCCGAGCTGATCCTGAACGAGCGCGGTATTCGCAGCACCGTGGTGCTATTCGGCGGCGCGCGCATCCCCGAGCCATCCAAGAAAGAGAGCGCACGCACGAAGTCGCTGGCTGATCTGTCGAAATATTATGACGAGGCCCGCGAATTCGCGCGCCTTATGACCTTGAAATCGATGGCGTCCTATGGCCGTGATTATGTCGTCGCCACAGGCGGCGGGCCGGGCGTGATGGAGGCCGGAAACCGCGGTGCGGCGGATGCAGGCGGCGCGTCGATTGGACTGAACATCGTGCTGCCACACGAACAGGCGCCGAACGGGTACGTCACGCCCGGCCTCTGCTTCAACTTTCACTACTTTGCGATCCGCAAGATGCATTTTCTGATGCGCGCTCGGGCGATCTGCGTCTTTCCCGGCGGCTTTGGCACGCTGGACGAAACATTCGAGGCGCTGACGCTGATCCAGTCAGACCGGATGAAGCGCATGCCGTTCCTGCTGTTCGGCGAGGAATTCTGGCGCAAGATCATCAACTGGGAGGCGCTGGCAGATGCCGGCACCATTAGCGACGAGGATCTGGAGTTGTTCCAATTCGTCGAGACTGCCGCCGAGGCGATTCAGGTCATCGACGACTGGGACGCCGCACAGATCGACTGCTGA
- the rlmN gene encoding 23S rRNA (adenine(2503)-C(2))-methyltransferase RlmN, with amino-acid sequence MTQTTPITQDVMTLPRKVPEGKPNLIGLTRDALRDTLIAHGTPEKQAKMRAGQIWQWVYQWGIRDFAQMTNLAKQYRVDLAEQFTLDTPEVVSRQVSTDGTRKYLVRIAGGHEVEVVYIPEEGRGTLCISSQVGCTLTCSFCHTGTQKLVRNLTAGEIVGQIMVARDDLNEWPEQGAPKDETRLLSNIVLMGMGEPLYNFENVRDAMKIAMDPEGIQLSRRRITLSTSGVVPEIHRTAAEIGCMLAVSFHATTDEVRDGLVPINKKWNIEALLDALRAYPKVSNSERITFEYVMLNGINDSDDDAHRLVKLIEGIPAKINLIPFNEWPGAPYTRSSNNRIHAFADIIHKAGYASPIRKPRGEDIMAACGQLKSATERARKSRRQIEADAGLG; translated from the coding sequence ATGACCCAGACCACCCCGATCACACAAGACGTCATGACCCTCCCGCGCAAGGTGCCGGAGGGCAAGCCGAACCTGATCGGCCTCACGCGCGATGCGCTGCGCGACACGTTGATTGCCCACGGCACGCCTGAAAAGCAGGCAAAAATGCGCGCAGGCCAGATCTGGCAATGGGTCTATCAATGGGGCATCCGCGATTTTGCACAGATGACCAACCTCGCCAAGCAGTATCGCGTCGATTTGGCGGAGCAATTCACGCTGGACACCCCCGAGGTCGTCAGCCGTCAGGTCAGCACGGATGGCACCCGCAAATATCTGGTGCGCATCGCTGGCGGGCATGAGGTCGAGGTTGTCTATATCCCAGAGGAAGGGCGCGGCACGCTATGCATTTCGTCTCAGGTTGGCTGCACGCTAACCTGTTCGTTCTGTCATACCGGCACGCAAAAACTGGTGCGCAACCTGACGGCGGGCGAGATTGTCGGCCAGATCATGGTCGCGCGCGATGACCTGAATGAATGGCCCGAGCAAGGCGCGCCAAAGGATGAGACGCGCCTGCTGAGTAATATCGTGCTGATGGGCATGGGCGAGCCGCTCTATAATTTTGAGAATGTGCGCGACGCGATGAAGATCGCGATGGATCCCGAGGGCATTCAGCTCAGCCGCCGCCGCATTACACTGTCGACCTCCGGCGTCGTGCCCGAGATCCACCGCACGGCGGCTGAAATCGGCTGCATGCTGGCCGTCAGCTTTCACGCGACAACGGACGAAGTGCGCGATGGCCTCGTGCCGATCAACAAGAAATGGAACATTGAGGCGCTGCTGGACGCGTTGCGCGCCTATCCAAAGGTCAGCAATTCCGAGCGGATCACTTTTGAGTATGTCATGCTGAACGGCATCAACGACAGCGATGACGACGCGCACCGGCTGGTCAAGCTGATCGAGGGTATCCCGGCCAAGATCAACTTGATTCCGTTCAACGAATGGCCCGGCGCACCCTACACACGCAGCTCGAACAACCGCATCCACGCCTTTGCCGACATCATTCACAAGGCCGGTTATGCCAGCCCCATCCGCAAGCCCCGCGGCGAGGATATCATGGCCGCCTGCGGCCAGCTGAAATCAGCGACCGAGCGCGCGCGCAAATCCCGCCGCCAGATCGAGGCAGATGCTGGCCTCGGCTAA
- a CDS encoding invasion associated locus B family protein, translating into MMGSGAALAQAESTNQVAAKTAWSVFTEKTPRECWTVSAPTETINTKGGKVVAVRRGEILFMTFFRPDAGVRGQVAFTGGYPFAEGSTVGLQIGTETFELYTEKEWAWPASADDDAKIIAALKRGSDAVLTGGSARGTQTKDSFSLIGYTAAMEEAEKRCK; encoded by the coding sequence ATGATGGGGTCCGGTGCGGCCCTGGCACAAGCCGAAAGCACCAATCAGGTCGCCGCCAAGACGGCCTGGAGCGTTTTCACCGAAAAAACCCCGCGTGAGTGCTGGACCGTGTCGGCCCCGACCGAGACGATCAACACCAAGGGCGGCAAGGTCGTGGCCGTGCGCCGGGGCGAAATCCTGTTCATGACCTTCTTTCGCCCCGATGCGGGCGTGCGCGGGCAGGTGGCCTTTACCGGCGGTTATCCTTTTGCCGAAGGATCCACTGTCGGGCTACAGATCGGGACGGAAACGTTCGAGCTATATACCGAAAAGGAATGGGCATGGCCCGCCAGCGCCGATGACGACGCCAAGATCATCGCAGCGCTCAAGCGGGGCTCTGACGCGGTTCTGACTGGGGGGTCGGCGCGCGGGACGCAAACCAAGGATTCGTTCTCGCTGATCGGCTACACCGCCGCGATGGAAGAGGCCGAGAAGCGCTGTAAGTGA